TCCCCACCGACCCGCCGACCCCTCCCGTGACCGGCGAAGTCGCCCTCTACCACGCCCTCCCCTACGGCCTCTGCGATCAGCTCCGCAACCCCATCAAGGCCGAAATGTACGTCGACGTCCAGTCCGTCCTCGACAAAAAACGCGACATGCTCGCCTGCCACAGGTCGCAGAAGGAATGGCTCGACCACTCCCAGCGACTCGACTCCTACCTGACCACCATGACCGAAATGACCGCCCGCATGGGAGCCCAGTCCGGCCGATTCAAATACGCCGAAGGCTGGCGGCGGCACTCGCACCTCGGCTTCGCCGATGAAGACTTCGACCCGCTCCGCGAAACCCTCGCAGGAAAGGTCCTCTACACCACTTCCACTCGTTCCAAAGGAGGCAACTCATGGCAAGGCCAATAAGCAAACTCGCTCCCGACTGGTGGGACTATACCACGCTCGATCCCAAAATCCTCCACGACGCCGCCAGGCTCACCCCGCGCGACCTCCAGCAGCTCTCGCGCCCGGGCTTCAAGGTCGTCTTCTACGACACCCTCGAAGACTTCTACCTCGCCGAGGCCCTCGAATACATCGAAGCCTGGCGCCAGGCCTCAGCCGATCAGCCCGTCGGCGTCTGCGGACCCATCGGCCCCACCGAACAACTCCCGCTCGTCGCGCGACTCGTCAACGCCCTCGAACTCAACCTGCGCCACGCCCACTTCTGGGGCATGGACGAATGGGTCCTCGACGGCAAGGAAGTGCCCGAATCCCACCCCCTCTCCTTCGCCAAGACCGACCGCGAACTCTGCTTCAACCGCATCAATAAAAAACTCGCCATGCCCGAACCCAACCTCCACTTCCCCAAAGCCGACCCCAAACAGTACGTCGCCTCCTGGGAAAACGCCCGCTGCGCCGTCATGCAGGGCGGACAGGGCGACATCAAGCACTGGGCCTTCAACGACCCGCTCAAACGCAAAGGCAAGTACAAGGACAACCCGCCCACGCCCCAGGAATACCTCAAGCTCAGCACCCGCGTCGTCGATCTCCACCCGGTCACCATCATGCAGAACGCCCGCACCTCCGGCGGCGGACAGATGGACCTCGTCCCCTCCCAAGCCGTCACCGTCGGACCGCTGCAAACCTGGCAGGCCGAAAAAGTCTCCATCTGGCAGGCCGGCAGCCACGACAACCCCTTTGGCATGCGACTGACCACCCTCATGATCGGCAAAAAACTCCCCGACGCAGCCGTCCCCATGTCACTCCTGGCCCTCCATCCCAACGTCCAGTTCAACTTCTACCGAGGAGGAATCGGCACCGTCGCCGTCGAAATGCACTAACGGGCCGCCTCCTGAAAACCATCGCCGACCATAGCAACGCGTGTGGGTCCGCCGCCCCGGCGGACTCCGCGCCTCATTCCTCCCGCCCCGCCGCGAACCCGCGAAACCCAACAATCTCAAAAACCAACATC
This genomic window from Phycisphaerae bacterium contains:
- a CDS encoding LmbE family protein: MAKRVFAVAAHPDDIEFMMGGTFILLGQAGYELHYMTVANGSCGTAVLSRDQIVATRTEESRQAANSVGAHYHPPLVDDLDIYYDRDLVSKLCAIVRKIDPQIILLQSPQDYMEDHMNSSRLMVTAAFCRNIKNFPTDPPTPPVTGEVALYHALPYGLCDQLRNPIKAEMYVDVQSVLDKKRDMLACHRSQKEWLDHSQRLDSYLTTMTEMTARMGAQSGRFKYAEGWRRHSHLGFADEDFDPLRETLAGKVLYTTSTRSKGGNSWQGQ
- a CDS encoding glucosamine-6-phosphate isomerase codes for the protein MARPISKLAPDWWDYTTLDPKILHDAARLTPRDLQQLSRPGFKVVFYDTLEDFYLAEALEYIEAWRQASADQPVGVCGPIGPTEQLPLVARLVNALELNLRHAHFWGMDEWVLDGKEVPESHPLSFAKTDRELCFNRINKKLAMPEPNLHFPKADPKQYVASWENARCAVMQGGQGDIKHWAFNDPLKRKGKYKDNPPTPQEYLKLSTRVVDLHPVTIMQNARTSGGGQMDLVPSQAVTVGPLQTWQAEKVSIWQAGSHDNPFGMRLTTLMIGKKLPDAAVPMSLLALHPNVQFNFYRGGIGTVAVEMH